A section of the Corynebacterium tuberculostearicum genome encodes:
- a CDS encoding bifunctional riboflavin kinase/FAD synthetase, with protein MVCVDIWYGIDDIPAEVGPTSVTIGVFDGLHRGHQQLISACVEHARAHGERPVMVTFDPHPVSVFLPERAPVAVLSFERRLELAEEMGIAAVLVIDFTRDLAGVEPRPYVEDLLVGKLAAQHIVVGENFTFGAGATGTAQAMQDFGAEFGFSVEIVPLLDDEGVRICSTHIRECLAQGDIESANWALGRHFTVTGPVVRGAGRGGKELGFPTANQYFPDTVAIPADGVYAGWFIVHSDSSIDGDMRPGVAYAAAISVGTNPTFGDEERSIESFVLDRDADLYGYEATVHFVGHLRDMVKFNSVDELLEAMANDVTKARQVLAADAKAQGWTAKDYFLREK; from the coding sequence ATGGTCTGCGTGGATATTTGGTACGGAATCGATGACATCCCCGCGGAAGTGGGCCCAACGTCAGTAACCATCGGTGTCTTTGACGGCCTGCACCGCGGCCATCAGCAGCTCATCTCCGCCTGCGTGGAGCATGCGCGCGCTCATGGTGAGCGTCCTGTCATGGTGACCTTTGACCCGCACCCGGTATCGGTATTCCTCCCGGAACGTGCGCCCGTGGCGGTGCTGAGCTTTGAACGCCGCCTGGAATTGGCCGAAGAGATGGGCATTGCAGCCGTGCTTGTTATTGACTTCACCCGAGACCTTGCTGGGGTGGAGCCGCGACCCTACGTAGAGGATTTATTGGTAGGAAAGCTCGCAGCGCAGCACATCGTGGTGGGCGAGAACTTCACCTTTGGCGCCGGCGCGACCGGAACCGCCCAGGCTATGCAGGATTTTGGTGCCGAGTTCGGCTTTAGCGTCGAAATCGTCCCATTGCTGGATGATGAGGGCGTGCGCATTTGTTCCACCCACATTCGTGAGTGCCTTGCGCAGGGGGACATCGAATCCGCCAATTGGGCGCTTGGTCGCCATTTCACCGTGACCGGGCCTGTAGTGCGCGGCGCAGGACGTGGTGGCAAGGAGCTTGGATTCCCCACGGCCAATCAGTATTTCCCGGATACGGTGGCCATCCCGGCCGATGGTGTGTACGCGGGCTGGTTCATCGTCCACTCTGACTCCTCTATCGACGGGGATATGCGCCCTGGCGTGGCCTATGCAGCCGCTATTTCCGTAGGCACCAACCCCACCTTCGGCGACGAGGAGCGCTCTATCGAGTCCTTTGTGCTCGACCGCGACGCTGACCTGTACGGCTACGAGGCTACGGTGCACTTTGTGGGGCACCTCCGCGATATGGTGAAGTTCAATTCCGTAGACGAGCTGCTAGAAGCGATGGCCAATGACGTAACCAAGGCCCGCCAGGTGCTAGCCGCCGATGCTAAGGCGCAGGGCTGGACCGCGAAGGACTACTTCCTGCGGGAGAAATAA
- a CDS encoding nucleoside hydrolase, which yields MKAILDLDTGIDDALALAYAIAHPDLDLIGVTCTYGNVTVPLAVRNTLALLELLGQDDIPVFVGPSPDGFRPSEISSFIHGHNGVGEVLLPPATTQAQSQPAAEFLIEAVHEHSDDLVIIPTGPSTTIAAAMQQDPSFATAAHLVMMGGALTVPGNVTPWSEANISQDPEATDYLFRHTSDTTLVGLDVTLRTLLTTAESARWRATGTRAGRIFADMVDYYIRAYATTSPHLGGCGLHDPLAVAVAADASLVDVLSINLKTDTTGPTRGRTIADEKRLDAPPTARVAVGVDSERFVREFVERLETLFSEL from the coding sequence ATGAAGGCGATTCTCGATCTTGATACCGGCATTGATGATGCCCTAGCGCTGGCGTATGCCATCGCCCATCCGGACCTGGATTTAATCGGCGTGACCTGCACGTACGGCAACGTGACCGTGCCCTTAGCCGTGCGCAATACACTGGCCCTTCTAGAGCTGCTGGGCCAAGACGATATTCCAGTCTTTGTCGGACCTAGCCCGGATGGGTTTCGGCCAAGTGAGATTTCTTCTTTTATCCACGGTCACAACGGCGTGGGGGAGGTCCTGCTTCCGCCGGCAACCACCCAGGCGCAGTCCCAACCAGCGGCTGAGTTCCTCATCGAGGCCGTGCACGAGCACAGCGATGATCTAGTAATCATTCCGACCGGCCCGTCCACCACGATTGCTGCCGCCATGCAGCAGGACCCTTCCTTTGCCACGGCCGCACACCTGGTGATGATGGGCGGGGCTCTCACCGTTCCGGGCAACGTCACGCCGTGGTCTGAGGCCAATATCTCCCAGGATCCGGAAGCTACCGATTACCTGTTCCGCCACACAAGTGATACCACCTTGGTGGGCTTGGACGTCACCTTGCGCACGCTTTTGACCACGGCGGAGTCTGCGCGTTGGCGCGCTACCGGAACCCGCGCCGGCCGCATTTTTGCGGACATGGTGGACTATTACATTCGTGCTTACGCCACCACATCGCCGCACTTAGGCGGGTGCGGCCTGCACGATCCATTGGCCGTTGCGGTGGCGGCAGATGCCTCGCTTGTCGACGTCCTTTCGATAAACCTCAAGACTGACACCACCGGCCCTACCCGTGGGCGGACAATCGCGGATGAAAAGCGTTTGGATGCGCCGCCCACCGCCCGGGTGGCTGTGGGTGTGGATAGTGAGCGTTTTGTGCGAGAGTTTGTCGAACGCCTTGAGACGCTCTTCAGCGAGCTTTAA
- a CDS encoding 4'-phosphopantetheinyl transferase family protein: protein MMYPDLFPESARYCYVRTDSGYADLANFEGLAAEEKSLVSQAIDVRKAEFGDARWCAHRALQELGANPATPILRGERGMPLWPEGFVGSMTHTEGMRAAVVAPTSALKSVGLDAEPAEPLPDHVLTMIARAGEMPQLLRLREAGITCPDRLLFCAKEATYKSWFPMTFRWLDFDQAEIDLREDGTLISYILARPTPVPFITGRWVIRDGYVIVSTSVPALDFSH from the coding sequence ATGATGTATCCGGATCTATTTCCTGAAAGTGCGCGCTATTGCTATGTGCGCACGGATTCGGGTTACGCGGATTTGGCTAATTTTGAAGGCCTCGCGGCTGAAGAAAAGTCTCTCGTTTCCCAGGCAATTGATGTGCGCAAGGCCGAGTTCGGAGATGCTCGGTGGTGTGCGCACCGAGCCTTGCAGGAATTAGGTGCCAATCCGGCAACGCCGATATTGCGGGGTGAGCGGGGCATGCCGCTGTGGCCCGAGGGTTTTGTAGGCTCGATGACGCATACAGAGGGCATGCGGGCTGCGGTGGTTGCCCCTACCTCTGCCTTAAAATCCGTAGGCCTGGATGCAGAACCCGCCGAACCGCTGCCGGATCATGTGCTCACCATGATCGCCCGGGCAGGGGAGATGCCGCAGCTTTTGCGACTTCGTGAGGCGGGGATTACCTGCCCGGACCGATTGCTCTTCTGCGCCAAAGAGGCCACGTACAAGTCATGGTTTCCCATGACCTTCCGCTGGCTGGACTTTGACCAAGCAGAAATCGACCTGCGCGAGGACGGCACGCTAATTTCCTATATTTTGGCTAGGCCCACACCGGTGCCTTTTATCACCGGGCGCTGGGTAATTCGAGACGGCTACGTTATCGTCTCCACCTCGGTTCCAGCCTTAGACTTTAGCCACTAA
- the rpsO gene encoding 30S ribosomal protein S15 gives MALTTEKKAEILKDYGLHETDTGSPEAQVALLTSRINTLTEHLKFHKHDHHSRRGLLLMVGRRRGLLKYLAENNVDRYRDLISRLGLRR, from the coding sequence ATGGCATTGACCACTGAGAAGAAGGCCGAAATCCTCAAGGATTACGGCCTGCACGAAACCGATACCGGTTCCCCTGAGGCACAGGTTGCCCTGCTGACCTCCCGCATCAATACTTTGACCGAGCACCTGAAGTTCCACAAGCACGATCACCACTCCCGTCGTGGTCTGCTGCTGATGGTTGGTCGCCGTCGTGGCCTGCTGAAGTACCTGGCTGAGAACAACGTCGATCGCTATCGTGATCTGATCTCTCGCCTGGGTCTGCGCCGTTAA
- a CDS encoding DHH family phosphoesterase has product MTKKQYQPAVAALHDAHSICIVTHLRPDADAIGSAAALLLALRQRGKDVCAVVGQEREISRNLYTIPAADDVTTSRELPEGYDLYVTVDCGSLDRTGFFADRIEQLAQQGRVLCIDHHSSNPGFGAINVVDTECESTTVVLLSILDSLEIQIDRHIAHCLYAGLMTDTGSFRWGRPAMHDIATRLMHYDLDTKQIAADLLDSTTPDDLQMIGRVLAGLRLEDAGEHTLGILVARLEDIQGHSDSAVESLVEFVRALEGTTVGVVFKEQAPEVWAVSLRSSRIDCSSVALTFGGGGHVPAAGYTAHGAPEKIIKELVAAIQ; this is encoded by the coding sequence GTGACTAAGAAGCAATACCAGCCGGCAGTTGCCGCTTTGCATGATGCTCATAGCATCTGCATCGTGACGCACCTGCGGCCGGATGCCGATGCCATCGGCTCTGCTGCGGCGTTGCTGCTCGCGCTGCGCCAACGGGGCAAAGACGTCTGTGCCGTTGTGGGCCAGGAGCGGGAGATTTCCCGTAATCTTTACACCATTCCTGCCGCCGACGACGTCACCACTAGTCGTGAGCTGCCGGAAGGCTATGACCTCTACGTCACCGTTGATTGTGGTTCTTTAGACCGGACGGGCTTTTTTGCGGACCGGATTGAGCAGCTAGCCCAGCAGGGCCGAGTTCTGTGCATTGACCATCATTCTTCTAATCCGGGGTTTGGTGCCATCAATGTGGTGGACACTGAATGTGAATCCACCACCGTGGTGTTGCTGAGCATCCTGGATTCACTGGAGATTCAGATTGACCGTCATATTGCGCACTGCTTATATGCCGGTTTGATGACCGATACTGGCAGCTTCCGCTGGGGCAGGCCGGCTATGCACGATATTGCCACCCGCCTCATGCACTACGATCTGGATACCAAGCAGATCGCAGCTGACCTTTTAGATTCCACCACGCCGGACGATCTTCAGATGATCGGTAGGGTATTGGCCGGTTTGCGCCTCGAAGATGCAGGGGAGCACACCCTAGGCATTCTCGTCGCGCGGCTGGAAGATATCCAGGGACACTCTGATTCGGCCGTTGAATCTTTGGTGGAGTTCGTTCGCGCGCTTGAAGGAACCACCGTCGGCGTGGTGTTTAAGGAACAAGCTCCGGAGGTGTGGGCGGTTTCCTTGCGTTCTTCTCGCATTGATTGTTCTTCGGTAGCGCTTACCTTCGGGGGCGGCGGACATGTACCGGCCGCGGGCTATACCGCTCACGGGGCTCCGGAAAAAATTATTAAGGAATTGGTGGCCGCTATCCAATGA
- a CDS encoding YlxR family protein: MSERQRLRTCIATRRRLPDTDLLRVVIDHDDPYGRRLVADPHRRLPGRGAWISPTLSALELAERKRAFKRALRTSAPVDTGQVRQYLEAHGGQVPSVEDAALDSYEPELQRKTEH, encoded by the coding sequence ATGTCTGAGAGGCAAAGACTCCGGACCTGCATCGCTACTCGCCGCCGCCTGCCAGATACGGACTTGCTACGGGTGGTCATCGACCACGATGATCCGTACGGCCGCCGTCTGGTAGCAGATCCACACCGCCGGCTTCCCGGCCGCGGGGCGTGGATTAGCCCCACACTATCTGCACTCGAGCTGGCGGAGCGCAAACGCGCCTTCAAGCGCGCGCTTCGCACGTCCGCACCCGTGGACACAGGTCAGGTACGGCAGTACTTGGAAGCGCATGGCGGACAAGTACCTAGCGTGGAAGATGCCGCGTTAGATTCGTACGAACCAGAGTTACAAAGGAAGACCGAACACTGA
- the rbfA gene encoding 30S ribosome-binding factor RbfA: protein MVDHARAARMAKRIQEIVASAIERQIKDRRLELVTITDTRVTGDLHDATVFYTVRGKDIDSEPDFAQAEEALKRAKGQLRKIVGDQLSVRFTPTLSFEVDTVPEASAHMEELLARARARDEELAKLKENAQPAGDANPYKTSDEDEA from the coding sequence ATGGTCGATCACGCACGCGCAGCGCGCATGGCCAAGCGCATTCAGGAAATCGTGGCGAGCGCCATCGAACGCCAGATTAAGGATCGCCGCCTCGAGCTGGTGACCATTACGGATACTCGAGTCACGGGCGACCTGCACGATGCCACCGTTTTTTATACCGTGCGCGGAAAGGACATTGATTCAGAGCCGGACTTCGCACAAGCAGAAGAAGCCCTCAAGCGCGCTAAAGGTCAGCTGCGCAAGATTGTGGGCGATCAGCTCTCGGTGCGGTTTACCCCGACGCTATCCTTCGAGGTCGATACCGTACCGGAGGCCTCTGCTCATATGGAAGAACTTCTGGCCCGTGCTCGCGCCCGCGATGAAGAACTGGCAAAGCTGAAGGAAAACGCCCAGCCGGCAGGAGATGCGAACCCGTATAAGACCTCCGATGAAGACGAGGCTTAA
- a CDS encoding metallophosphoesterase family protein, protein MPTVWAVSDLHGAVSANSERIDQLTPPDPADWLIVAGDVAERTELIIRILRQLNDRYARVIWVPGNHELFSRSQDRYQGREKYAHLVERCREIGVITPEDPYPVFHGTTIVPLFTLYDYSFRPHGLSVGEAIDAARAKQLMMTDEFAIAPFVDVRAWCWDRLAYSIKRLSRVHGPTVLVNHWPLVQEPTMLLRFPEIALWCGTRHTRSWPRRYNAQSVIYGHLHMPSRMNVDGVDHIETSLGYPREWQGRDSTQAWPYPVLRSFEGEEAR, encoded by the coding sequence ATGCCAACAGTGTGGGCGGTTTCTGACCTGCATGGAGCGGTCAGTGCCAATAGCGAGCGCATTGATCAGCTTACTCCGCCCGATCCCGCGGATTGGCTCATCGTGGCCGGGGACGTTGCAGAGCGTACTGAACTCATTATTCGTATTTTGCGCCAGCTCAATGATCGCTATGCCAGGGTTATCTGGGTGCCGGGCAACCATGAGCTATTCTCCCGTTCCCAGGACCGGTATCAAGGCCGAGAAAAGTATGCGCACTTAGTGGAAAGGTGCAGGGAGATTGGAGTTATTACTCCAGAAGACCCGTATCCGGTATTTCACGGAACTACCATCGTTCCGCTATTTACTTTGTATGATTACAGTTTCCGTCCGCATGGCCTTAGCGTGGGCGAAGCCATTGACGCGGCGCGCGCGAAACAACTCATGATGACCGATGAGTTCGCTATCGCCCCCTTCGTAGACGTGCGGGCGTGGTGTTGGGATAGGTTGGCTTATTCCATCAAGCGCCTTTCTCGAGTACATGGTCCTACCGTGTTGGTTAACCATTGGCCGTTGGTCCAAGAGCCGACAATGTTATTGCGCTTTCCTGAAATTGCCTTATGGTGCGGAACACGGCATACGCGGTCGTGGCCGCGGCGCTATAACGCGCAGTCCGTCATTTATGGGCACCTGCATATGCCGTCTCGCATGAATGTGGACGGCGTTGACCACATCGAGACGTCATTGGGGTATCCACGCGAATGGCAGGGGCGCGACAGCACCCAGGCGTGGCCGTATCCGGTACTGCGATCTTTTGAAGGGGAGGAGGCACGATGA
- the infB gene encoding translation initiation factor IF-2 produces MPGKLRVHELAKQLGVTSKELLATLKEQGEFVKTASSTIEPPVVKKMRAHYEAQSGGDDAAEKKQDNKPAKGAAKSTAKASAPKPGAKSAAPKPGAEAPKPGAKASAPKPGQGAPKPGQGAAKPGAKPAAPKPGAQAPKPGAKAAAPKPGQGAPKPGQAGGKKSGERPTPGNSMPRPMPKPGGSRRVANNPFSTGGGDNRPGPRPGGSKGQRGGNKPGDNRGKRGGQNEGGNSRQGGNNQGGGGRRPSPAMMPSHPNPASMPSKAPSGGGRGGRGRGGHGGPGHGGPGGGRPGGFRGGGRGGRRGGTAGAFGRPGGAPRKGKKSKRQKRHEYEEQQKHVVGGVRLPDGKGQTVRLRRGASLSDFAEKIGADPASLVQALFNLGEMVTATASVSEDTLQLLGSEINYNVEVVSPEDEDRELLESFDLKFGEDEGGEEALENRPPVVSVMGHVDHGKTRLLDAIRKTNEGAREEGGITQGIGAYQTTVDVDGERTITFLDTPGHEAFTAMRARGAKSTDLAILVVAADDGVMPQTVEAINHAKAADIPVVVAVNKVDKPEAQPDKIRGQLTEYGLVPEEYGGDTMFVDISAKQGKNIDQLLESVILTADAALELTANPDMDAQGVAIEAHLDRGRGPVATVIVQRGTLHVGDSIVVGDAHGRVRRMLDEFGEDVEEAGPSRPVQVQGLSGVPGAGDNLLVVEDDRVARQIANQRDARKRSALQAKQRKRVSLEDLDKVLQETSTLNLILKGDNAGSVEALEDALLDIKTEDEVELNIIDRGVGAVTETNVSLAAASDAVIIAFNTRAEGKATEMATQEGVDIRYYTIIYKAIEEVEAALKGMLKPIYEERDTGAAEIRALFKSSAVGTIAGCMVTEGKVVRNGKVRLLRDNNVITADAKIESLRHEKDDATEIKAGYECGMVLSYPDIQVGDIIQAYEEVEVPRD; encoded by the coding sequence GTGCCCGGAAAGCTACGTGTTCACGAGCTCGCAAAGCAGCTCGGAGTAACCAGCAAGGAACTGCTCGCCACCCTGAAGGAACAGGGTGAGTTTGTAAAGACTGCTTCTTCCACCATCGAACCGCCGGTGGTTAAGAAGATGCGAGCTCATTATGAAGCACAGTCCGGCGGCGATGACGCCGCCGAGAAGAAGCAAGACAATAAGCCTGCCAAGGGTGCCGCTAAGAGCACCGCAAAGGCGAGTGCCCCTAAGCCGGGTGCGAAGTCTGCTGCCCCCAAGCCGGGCGCAGAGGCGCCAAAGCCAGGCGCGAAGGCCTCTGCACCGAAGCCTGGCCAGGGCGCACCGAAGCCGGGACAGGGTGCTGCTAAGCCCGGTGCAAAGCCAGCTGCCCCGAAGCCGGGTGCTCAGGCGCCGAAGCCTGGTGCTAAGGCTGCTGCACCGAAGCCTGGCCAGGGCGCACCGAAGCCAGGACAGGCTGGCGGCAAGAAGTCGGGCGAGCGTCCGACCCCAGGCAATTCCATGCCTCGTCCAATGCCGAAGCCAGGCGGTTCCCGTCGCGTAGCCAATAACCCGTTCTCCACGGGTGGTGGCGACAACCGTCCGGGTCCGCGCCCAGGTGGCTCCAAGGGTCAGCGTGGCGGAAATAAGCCAGGCGATAACCGCGGTAAGCGCGGCGGCCAGAACGAGGGCGGAAATAGCCGCCAGGGAGGCAATAACCAGGGTGGCGGCGGTCGCCGTCCATCCCCGGCTATGATGCCGTCCCACCCGAACCCTGCGTCGATGCCGTCTAAGGCACCGAGCGGTGGTGGACGTGGCGGCCGCGGTCGCGGCGGTCACGGCGGACCGGGTCACGGTGGCCCAGGTGGCGGCCGTCCAGGCGGTTTCCGCGGCGGTGGACGCGGCGGACGTCGCGGCGGCACCGCGGGTGCATTCGGCCGTCCAGGTGGCGCTCCACGTAAGGGTAAGAAGTCCAAGCGTCAGAAGCGCCATGAGTACGAGGAGCAGCAGAAGCATGTAGTAGGCGGCGTGCGCTTGCCAGACGGCAAGGGCCAAACCGTCCGCCTGCGTCGTGGTGCATCCCTGTCTGACTTCGCCGAGAAGATCGGTGCGGATCCAGCATCGTTGGTGCAGGCACTGTTCAATCTCGGTGAAATGGTGACGGCAACCGCTTCCGTATCGGAAGATACGCTGCAGCTGCTCGGCTCCGAGATCAACTACAACGTCGAGGTTGTCTCCCCTGAGGACGAGGACCGCGAGCTGCTCGAGTCCTTCGACTTGAAGTTCGGCGAGGACGAAGGCGGCGAGGAAGCACTGGAGAATCGTCCTCCAGTCGTCTCCGTTATGGGTCACGTTGACCACGGTAAGACCCGCCTGTTGGACGCCATTCGTAAGACCAACGAGGGCGCCCGCGAGGAAGGCGGCATCACCCAGGGCATTGGTGCCTACCAGACCACGGTGGACGTGGACGGCGAGCGCACCATCACCTTCCTGGATACCCCGGGTCACGAGGCCTTTACCGCCATGCGTGCCCGCGGTGCTAAGTCCACCGACTTGGCCATCCTCGTGGTTGCCGCCGATGACGGCGTTATGCCACAGACCGTGGAGGCCATCAACCACGCCAAGGCTGCCGATATTCCGGTCGTCGTGGCCGTGAACAAGGTGGATAAGCCGGAAGCTCAGCCGGATAAGATCCGTGGCCAGCTCACCGAGTACGGCCTGGTTCCGGAAGAGTACGGCGGCGACACCATGTTCGTGGATATCTCCGCGAAGCAGGGCAAGAACATTGACCAGCTGCTTGAGTCGGTCATCCTCACCGCGGATGCGGCCTTGGAGCTGACCGCTAACCCAGACATGGACGCACAGGGCGTGGCCATTGAGGCTCACCTGGACCGCGGACGCGGTCCGGTGGCAACGGTCATCGTTCAGCGCGGTACCTTGCACGTGGGTGACTCCATCGTCGTTGGCGATGCGCACGGCCGTGTCCGCCGCATGCTCGATGAGTTCGGCGAAGACGTCGAAGAGGCGGGCCCATCCCGTCCGGTGCAGGTCCAGGGTCTGTCCGGTGTGCCGGGTGCAGGCGATAATCTGCTCGTGGTGGAAGATGATCGCGTTGCCCGCCAGATTGCTAACCAGCGTGATGCGCGCAAGCGCTCTGCCCTGCAGGCAAAGCAGCGCAAGCGCGTCTCCCTGGAGGATCTGGACAAGGTATTGCAGGAGACTTCGACCCTCAACCTCATCCTCAAGGGCGACAATGCCGGTTCCGTCGAGGCACTGGAAGATGCCCTGCTGGATATCAAGACCGAGGACGAAGTCGAGCTCAACATCATCGACCGTGGTGTGGGCGCTGTGACCGAGACCAACGTCTCTCTCGCAGCGGCTTCCGACGCCGTCATCATTGCCTTCAACACCCGTGCGGAAGGCAAGGCGACGGAGATGGCCACTCAAGAGGGCGTGGATATTCGTTACTACACGATCATCTACAAGGCCATCGAAGAGGTCGAGGCTGCGCTCAAGGGCATGCTCAAGCCGATTTACGAGGAGCGCGACACCGGTGCGGCCGAAATCCGCGCCCTGTTCAAGTCCTCCGCGGTGGGTACCATCGCCGGCTGCATGGTTACCGAGGGCAAGGTTGTCCGCAACGGCAAGGTTCGCCTGCTGCGCGATAACAACGTCATCACTGCCGACGCCAAGATTGAGTCCCTGCGTCACGAAAAGGACGACGCAACCGAGATCAAGGCCGGCTACGAGTGCGGTATGGTGCTCTCGTACCCGGATATCCAGGTAGGCGACATCATCCAGGCCTACGAAGAGGTCGAGGTTCCGCGCGACTAA
- the truB gene encoding tRNA pseudouridine(55) synthase TruB, with protein MTDALANSGLVIVDKPAGMTSHDVVGRLRRYFHTKKVGHAGTLDPMATGVLVLGVERGTKFLAHMVASTKSYDATIRLGAATTTDDAEGEYAWGASAAAIDRAAIVAEIAKLTGDIMQKPAAVSAIKINGRRAHELVREGQEVDIPARPVTVDRFDVLAERREGDYIDLDVTVDCSSGTYIRSLARDLGEALQVGGHLTALRRTEVGPFALADALSLDALAESPRLSLSLDEALARCFPVLSVSDEEAAALAMGKWLEPRGLKGVHAAVAPNGQAVALIKEKGKRLATVFVARPSTL; from the coding sequence ATGACTGATGCGCTCGCAAACTCCGGACTCGTCATCGTAGACAAACCCGCCGGCATGACCTCCCACGATGTTGTCGGCCGCCTACGCAGGTACTTTCACACAAAGAAGGTAGGCCACGCCGGCACCCTCGACCCCATGGCCACCGGCGTGCTGGTCCTTGGCGTGGAGCGTGGCACCAAGTTCTTGGCCCACATGGTTGCCTCCACTAAGTCCTATGACGCCACCATTCGCCTCGGCGCCGCCACCACAACCGATGACGCCGAGGGGGAATACGCTTGGGGCGCTAGCGCTGCGGCCATTGACCGCGCCGCAATCGTGGCAGAGATTGCCAAGCTCACCGGCGATATTATGCAAAAGCCCGCGGCCGTTTCCGCTATTAAAATTAACGGCCGCCGCGCCCATGAGCTAGTACGCGAGGGCCAGGAGGTGGACATTCCCGCCCGCCCAGTAACGGTAGATAGGTTTGACGTTCTGGCAGAGCGCCGCGAGGGCGACTACATCGATCTAGACGTCACGGTGGACTGTTCTTCCGGCACCTATATCCGCTCCCTGGCCCGCGATCTGGGCGAGGCCCTGCAGGTGGGCGGGCACCTGACCGCCTTGCGTCGCACTGAGGTGGGCCCTTTTGCACTTGCCGACGCCCTCTCGCTCGACGCCCTTGCCGAATCCCCTCGCCTTTCCCTCAGCTTGGATGAGGCCTTGGCTCGCTGCTTCCCCGTCCTTTCCGTTTCGGATGAGGAGGCAGCCGCCCTCGCCATGGGCAAATGGCTAGAGCCTCGCGGGCTCAAGGGCGTCCACGCTGCTGTGGCCCCCAATGGCCAAGCGGTGGCGCTCATTAAAGAAAAAGGCAAGCGCCTGGCCACCGTATTTGTGGCACGGCCCTCTACCCTTTAG
- a CDS encoding MATE family efflux transporter, whose translation MNAQDRSTAGTVTAREVFGLAFPALGVLAAMPLYLLLDTAVVGRLGAQELASLAAATTIHSVVTTQLTFLSYGTTARSARLFGSGKREAAVAEGVQATYVALGVGALLAVIMWIFGGVFARALTGDPTTAAGTALWLRIAALAIPVTLVEMAGNGWMRGVQDTKKPLYFTLSGMIPGAIAVPIFVHFWGLAGSAIATVLGMSIIAALFVRELHKEHTGSWQFQWHVVREQLILGRDLILRSASFQVAFLTATAVVSRVGTASLAGHQIMMQLWNFMSLILDSLAIAAQSLTGAALGAGSARHARSVGSKVALYSTIFSGLLAAVFAAGAGIIPRIFTSAPEVLDAISKPWWILVAMVIGGGVVFAFDGVLLGAGDAAFLRTLTISSVLVGFLPGVILAHFMGTGLTGVWCGLAAFIAFRMVGVVYRFRSMKWAVVQER comes from the coding sequence ATGAACGCTCAGGATCGCTCCACCGCCGGCACGGTAACCGCACGCGAGGTCTTTGGCCTCGCGTTTCCCGCGCTTGGCGTACTTGCGGCCATGCCGCTCTACCTCTTGCTGGATACCGCGGTAGTCGGTCGCCTTGGCGCCCAAGAGCTCGCCTCGCTGGCTGCAGCCACCACAATTCACTCCGTGGTGACGACGCAGTTGACTTTCTTGTCCTACGGCACGACCGCTCGCTCTGCCCGTCTCTTTGGCTCCGGAAAGCGCGAAGCTGCGGTTGCTGAAGGCGTGCAAGCCACCTATGTGGCCCTAGGTGTAGGCGCGCTGCTCGCCGTGATCATGTGGATTTTCGGCGGCGTATTTGCCCGCGCCTTAACCGGTGATCCCACCACGGCCGCCGGTACGGCCTTGTGGCTGCGCATCGCAGCTCTGGCTATTCCCGTTACTTTGGTGGAGATGGCCGGAAACGGCTGGATGCGCGGTGTCCAAGATACGAAGAAGCCGCTGTACTTCACTTTGTCTGGCATGATTCCCGGCGCTATTGCGGTGCCCATCTTCGTCCATTTCTGGGGGCTGGCAGGCTCGGCAATTGCCACGGTTTTGGGCATGAGCATTATTGCTGCGCTATTTGTCCGCGAATTGCATAAGGAACATACCGGCTCCTGGCAATTTCAGTGGCATGTGGTACGCGAACAACTCATCTTAGGCCGCGATCTTATTTTGCGTTCGGCTAGCTTCCAGGTGGCCTTTCTTACTGCCACGGCTGTGGTTTCCCGCGTTGGTACCGCTTCTTTGGCCGGTCACCAGATCATGATGCAGCTGTGGAACTTCATGTCCCTTATCTTGGATTCGTTGGCCATTGCCGCGCAATCATTGACTGGTGCTGCACTAGGTGCTGGCTCTGCGCGGCACGCACGCAGTGTGGGCAGCAAGGTGGCGTTGTACTCTACGATTTTCTCTGGCCTCTTGGCTGCCGTATTTGCTGCTGGTGCAGGGATTATTCCGCGCATTTTTACCTCCGCTCCGGAAGTGCTCGATGCCATCTCTAAGCCGTGGTGGATCCTGGTAGCCATGGTTATCGGCGGTGGCGTGGTCTTCGCCTTCGATGGTGTCTTGCTGGGTGCCGGCGATGCTGCCTTCCTGCGCACGCTGACCATATCTTCGGTCCTGGTGGGATTTTTGCCGGGCGTAATCTTGGCACACTTCATGGGCACAGGCTTAACCGGCGTGTGGTGTGGTCTCGCGGCCTTCATTGCTTTCCGCATGGTGGGTGTGGTCTACCGGTTCCGATCGATGAAATGGGCCGTAGTACAGGAGCGCTAG